TTTCTAGGCCAGTTAATTGAATCGACCGTCTCATATTTTCATCTCGTAATTGTTCATCGAATTTGATGGCTTGATTCACAAGTATCGGATCTACCTCTATGCCATAGTCATTGATTCGCTGGTCTAAGTGATAATGTGCCCATTCCATTTTTGGTATTGGAAAATGTGATAAACGTTCTTGAATCGCCATTTCTGTCTCAACGTCTTGTTTGTTGTATTCTTTAAATGCTCGCCATTTTATGCGATCATGGTTCGGTAGGTTTCGTGTGCGCTGACCGTTCGCTTGAGTGGGTTTACAAGGCACTGAAAAATAACGGATGAGCGCTTTACCCTCTGATTGCTTCTGCTCGTCAGTACCTAATACTTGAGCAGCCTTTTCTAAAGATAGGGGTAAACCTAAATATGCTGACCAAACCATCGTGCAGTACCATGATTCTGGAGAAAGTGATTGTCCTAGATAACTCGATAAACATACGCGCTCGAAGTTAGCATTAAAGGCTCACTTTTTAACGCGGTCATCTTGAAGTGCTAATATCACTTCTTCTGGTAGTGACTCCCCTTGAGCCAAATCGACTATTTCTACAGGTCCATGATTAACAGAATAAGCGAAAAGGAGGACCTCGAAGTCCTCGCTCTGCGCGTACTTGTAGACACCCGCTTTTGATAAGTCCACCGAAGAAAAGGTCTCGATATCAATATTTAAACTATCAATGACCATACTCATCCAACTCCTTCAACTTCACTTTCACATCAACATAGGCTGCAACTCCGACTCGGATGAGCCAAGTAAGGCCCAACCGATGAAGAAGTTATTGACTATAGTTTCCATCTACTTATCGCCTCGGAACTTGTAAAATAGCCAGATGATTAAATGACCTAACCATGTTCCGACCTGCCAAGCTCCCGCTAAATGGATTGCATCCTTAGCGATTTCGTTTAAACGCTCCATGCACTACCTACCCCTAGGCTAAAAAGTCATCGTCAACTGCATCAAAATCTGAAACTGCTGAAGTTCGACCACCTAAAGGTGCACCGTCACGTAGCTTCTGAACGTTACCGAGGCCAACTGCCACACCTCGATTACCGTTAACGTTATACGCATAAAAATTTAATGACACACGTGCATAAATACCTGAGTAAACTTCAGAACGTTCAAGAATTGGCTGGACTGATTGGTCAACAATTTGTGGTGCTTGAACTGAGTTCGCGTTAATGAAATAGGCATCTTTGTATGCCGCATCATCACGTTCTACATCTCCATCACGAAGCGGTAACTTTAAAGCAGCTTTATTAGGTTTCTTACCACCAAATTTACCAATCCCCACTTCAATGGCCGCATCCATAGCTGCTTCTATCTTTTCAATCGTTTTTGTATCAGATTTTGGAATAATCAAACTCACAGAATACTTATCTTTGCCACCATTCATCCCCGGTCTTGGTTCCCACACATTTGCGTAAGATAAACGAACTTCACCTGTTACTACTTTTGTTGGATTAATCTTTGTCATATTATTTTTCTCCTTTTTCTATTTAAAATCTGCATTTACATCATGTTTAACAATTTCTGGGCGACCATCCGATTCAGAAACCAACGTTGGTTCCCCTAATGGTTTAGTAATAAGGTCTCCAAATATATCATGAAATTTCTCTTTACCTAACTTACTTTCAAGCTTAGTGAGTGGTAGTAAGGAGTGTTGGTAAATATCCTGTATTCCTTGTTCGGCTGCTCGTTGTTCGACTGATTTCACATTCACGTACCTACGACTGGATCGTCCTTCGACTAACTTAAATCCGGGATAATGCTTATCATTTTCAACTGCTTGTTTTTGAGCGAACTCTTTAACATCCTTGCCCCACCTCACTAAATCATCAACGTGAGATAGAACTTCGGCCATCTCCTCATCATTCAGTAAATGAGCTTCTCTCAACTGGTATTTACGCAGTTCAAGATGATGCTTGGCTCGGTCTTTGGAGATAGCTTTGATTTTAGTCATTCCTAACCAGTCGCCATACTCCAAATTGCCCTCACCTTTATAAGCTTGCATGGCTTTGACTTTCAGCTCACCATTTGCCCACTCTAAAATGGGTCCCGTATCCATCGTCCAAGTCGATACATTACCAATACGCGGCTGGTAGATGGTCATACGAACTTCTTCGATATCGTAGATGCTATCGACGAGATTGAGTGCACCTAGGGCATACAATAGAAGCTGAGTATTGTTCTCAGGATTGACGTAGTATCTGCCGTACTTAAAATCAATCAGATGCAATATTTTGTCTGAGATAAGTACAGCATCTCCTGTACCAAATCCTTCTGGAACATAGGGCGAAAAGTCCAATCGCTGTTCGATAAACAACAATGTGTTTTCACCTAATGATTCTTTATGTTCAACCACAAAGTTGGCATAGTCCTGACAGTAGCGTTCCATGTCTTCGTCATGATAAATCGAATCTTCTAAAACTGACGCTTGATTTAACTTCAATTTTAAGAAATGTTCGGCCATCGCATGTGCTGCAGTCCCCTGTTCTGCCGCTTCTGATGATTCTTCTTCCGGAACCATCGCTTCAAGTAATGCAATCGGTCCATGATTCAACCATTTGTGAGAACTGGAGGCGGAAAGCAAGGCGTGTTTCTTAGTCTCCATGAGCTAACGCCTCAACCGCTTTCCACAACTCGGGATAGACCTTAGGTTCTAATTCACTTAATTTGTTGCTACCAAATTGCCGGATGAGTGACCGAATTTCGGTAGTAAACCCTTGCCTTGACTTCTCTGCTAGAAATACCTGAATTGCTTCAAACGAAACAGGATGTATTTCCGAAGCAACTTCTTCAACAGGGTGATTATTATTCATAAAATTTAAAAGTTCGATTAGGCTGTCGTTTAGATTCTGAGCATCTTCTAACACTTGTTTGTACAACTTCATTCTCGACATGTTTATCTCCTTTACTATTTGACATGACTTGACGTGCGAGCTTCTTCGTTACTATTGAAATCGCCATAAGACTAATAGCAATTTCTTCATTGGTTGTTTGGTCCAAGTCCGATTACCTCCTTCCATATTTCATGGGACATCCGTCGCTGTTTTGAGTAACTCTTTAGAAAGACTTTTCAAATTTCTTCTGTGTCACTAAGAAAGATGGTGACTTTGATTTTATTCCTTCCATCTCTCTTAGGACATCCAGCATCAACTTGAGTAACTAATAGGAAAAATTATTTCCAATCTATCAATGCTTCTTGGATAATTGGTAATAATTTTTTCTTGGTATTATTAACCGTCTTTTGAGAACAACCAACAATATCTGCCACTTCACGCTCGGTCAATTCTTCTATAAATAAAAGGGACATAATCAGTTTGTTACGCTCAGAAAAATCATTCAGCACTTCTTCAAATGCCCCATACAATAGATGAGCTTCAGCATCTTCCTCTACATTTGTCTGAGCTGTCGCTTCAAAGTTTGTAGTTTCAGAGATACGATCTAAAGATAGCGGCAACCCCATCTTCAAAAGGCTCAGCAGCTCACCGGTGCCCGCTAATGCTTTAAATTGGTCGGGTGATCCCGAGAGCCAATTAGATTTTTCATCTTTGTAATTTTCCCAGACACGATTGACATCTCTATACGCACGTTGAGCTCGTTTATCTTCACGCCATTCTTCGCGCATCATTTCTAAGTAGATTTCTTCTGATACTTCGACCTCTTGATTAACAAGGATAGTTTTACCATTAACCTGTATTGCTGTTTTTACTGTAATAAATCGTTTTTTCATGTGTGTGCTCCTTTGGTTTTATCCGCAGAGCTGTCACATGTCCGAAGAACAAAAAAAGACAAACTAAAAACTACCAATTGGTAGTCTCCAGTCTGTCTAGCAGCTCTACGGAATTATTTATTTACTTATTAATGACTTTTATCGTGTTATCCTTTGTAAACTGAATAATCGTCGTATACCCTTTGTTAGAGATAATGACTTGTTTTTTAGTTTCGTTAATTTCGCATACCTTTTTGTTATTTCTATTTCGTACTTCGACCAAAGATTCACCTCCTTTAAAACAAAAAAAAGACAAAGTTACCTATAGATTGATACTCTACAGATAACTTCGTCTTCAGCTCCAATAATTTGGGCATTTCACGATAGTTTCTTTTACTTATTTAATTTGTTGCCGCTTCATACTTTCTATTTGATAGACGATCTCATTCCAAGGTACTACAACCTTTTTACTCTTACTTAACTTAAACTCCGCCACAATGTCTCCGTCACTATTGACCATTATGTCAAATAAACGTTCTGGAACTTGTTCTAAGCTATTAATATTACGAATCGATCTTTTCATTTTTCCTCCTAAAATTACAAATTTAATATTAGCTAAATCAAAAGTAACTTTTTCATTAGGCATGTAACAATTTGTGCTCTTGATGATTATAATTAAATAAATCCCTCCATTTAGCTTATATGTATAAATACGTAATTAATGCCTAAATTCGTCTTTTAAATTTATTAAATTTTCATTAATTTTTTTGTGGACTATGCCTTTTTTTGATGAAAGAATACTATTTGTGCCTCGTCTAGTGGAAATTATTTTGGCAGCACCATTCTCTATGGTTGATATAGACGATTCTCGAAAATAGACTTGTCCGCGAATCCTACTATTTTATTCATCCAAGGCAGTGGCAAAAATTCTAGATTTAATCTAGAGCAAAGGACTTCAG
This window of the Fundicoccus culcitae genome carries:
- a CDS encoding DUF2815 family protein encodes the protein MTKINPTKVVTGEVRLSYANVWEPRPGMNGGKDKYSVSLIIPKSDTKTIEKIEAAMDAAIEVGIGKFGGKKPNKAALKLPLRDGDVERDDAAYKDAYFINANSVQAPQIVDQSVQPILERSEVYSGIYARVSLNFYAYNVNGNRGVAVGLGNVQKLRDGAPLGGRTSAVSDFDAVDDDFLA
- a CDS encoding DUF2800 domain-containing protein, producing the protein METKKHALLSASSSHKWLNHGPIALLEAMVPEEESSEAAEQGTAAHAMAEHFLKLKLNQASVLEDSIYHDEDMERYCQDYANFVVEHKESLGENTLLFIEQRLDFSPYVPEGFGTGDAVLISDKILHLIDFKYGRYYVNPENNTQLLLYALGALNLVDSIYDIEEVRMTIYQPRIGNVSTWTMDTGPILEWANGELKVKAMQAYKGEGNLEYGDWLGMTKIKAISKDRAKHHLELRKYQLREAHLLNDEEMAEVLSHVDDLVRWGKDVKEFAQKQAVENDKHYPGFKLVEGRSSRRYVNVKSVEQRAAEQGIQDIYQHSLLPLTKLESKLGKEKFHDIFGDLITKPLGEPTLVSESDGRPEIVKHDVNADFK
- a CDS encoding sigma-70 family RNA polymerase sigma factor translates to MKKRFITVKTAIQVNGKTILVNQEVEVSEEIYLEMMREEWREDKRAQRAYRDVNRVWENYKDEKSNWLSGSPDQFKALAGTGELLSLLKMGLPLSLDRISETTNFEATAQTNVEEDAEAHLLYGAFEEVLNDFSERNKLIMSLLFIEELTEREVADIVGCSQKTVNNTKKKLLPIIQEALIDWK